The following proteins are encoded in a genomic region of Drosophila subpulchrella strain 33 F10 #4 breed RU33 unplaced genomic scaffold, RU_Dsub_v1.1 Primary Assembly Seq36, whole genome shotgun sequence:
- the LOC119561754 gene encoding LOW QUALITY PROTEIN: uncharacterized protein LOC119561754 (The sequence of the model RefSeq protein was modified relative to this genomic sequence to represent the inferred CDS: inserted 1 base in 1 codon; deleted 1 base in 1 codon; substituted 2 bases at 2 genomic stop codons) yields the protein MKQIXAKKIRTVDIEENIEAESEACAISPQKLQSDSVXGTDSSHLETKKQIEKLRLTYGNEWLKTGNAEMMLGIESPQPSELERDNARQLFNEFLGEYSGSSSIIVNSQADPEHLQIFSTPANNVLLNTTFDTTLTXDANDTSGLHFYETCTEGEVTNYNSIVSTTKELRAEESLPDKHEEFFRLFANSSSAVYSSDAESDKETFIVYHEQKPSDVLFFTTSSNFIREKDSLTDRTKTKWSLKILESCERVKCNTLRIIFDTMRKDKQEGIYCVESTLCRELEKKLRDILCQRDLNEMNISIYRCVSCLTQFTIEQKGKRHKKKDLRCLDYRSAYVAEVTELSSSLTKHSEEVVAEHKHSPPDILMEETLVETFTGSTNKEESKSIGSGNSLSESSSCSKITNSQSSFDSNQSVVGSSNTDRDIEFRANESDVDIISNPSQSSIEVIDPNYAQSTSRKTLEERHLSHLETISDEKGQSKRFLDRKFDLIQAEQGQTAAPVSLSVSQVPLTEGSSSGSITDSICTTYEQLGIDGPTSLSNLLLSESLNSQISSSSTDSISRLKRADGVSRLPFAAVFRSTNLLMSSSKKMVDSEANVLGTQPYKFNYIDFDDIDHRLKLFFYQSKFKEDGEHFKWLAKGRFFNEQTQVLGEGLVVMSNCNCFLMESFALPQDDVAKWLRQVVRVSVSRLKAVELLPWKLGLSFTLMDWGGFMLLLHDMLTTDSLLLFLRHHPLPEQCKLNYKPSTTLSNPLQTIASEPVKMCSLLRSSQWIREQEKKNFEHCLLLITESHLYISANLKFSWLSNKIQDKSTQPELTLRQPMSNLVDVERITDKKYVMNFSDETQNKCEMWQLLFETHNNSTCCLNVIGKTWEQLFGVPFSLSET from the exons atgaa acagatttaagcgaaaAAGATCAGGACAGTAGACATAGAGGAGAATATTGAGGCCGAGTCAGAAGCGTGCGCTATTTCCCCTCAAAAGCTTCAGTCCGACTCCGTTTAGGGAACCGATTCCTCCCACCTGGAGACTAAAAAGCAAATTGAGAAACTTCGCCTTACTTATGGCAATGAATGGTTAAAGACCGGTAATGCCGAGATGATGCTGGGAATCGAATCGCCGCAGCCTTCTGAACTAGAGCGCGACAATGCTCGTCAGCTGTTCAATGAGTTCTTGGGGgaatattcaggttcatcaaGCATAATAGTTAATTCTCAAGCGGATCCTGAACATCTCCAAATTTTCTCTACTCCAGCGAATAACGTTTTGTTAAATACAACCTTTGACACCACTCTGA CGGATGCGAACGATACAAGTGGGCTACATTTTTATGAGACCTGCACTGAAGGAGAAGTGACAAACTACAATAGCATCGTCAGCACCACAAAGGAATTGCGGGCGGAGGAGTCACTGCCTGATAAGCACGAAGAGTTTTTTAGGCTCTTTGCAAATAGCTCAAGTGCTG TTTACTCGTCCGATGCCGAATCTGACAAGGAAACCTTTATAGTCTATCATGAGCAAAAGCCGAGCGATGTTCTTTTTTTCACCACATCTTCAAattttatacgtgaaaaagaTTCGCTAACCGATAG GACTAAAACCAAATGGAGTCTAAAAATACTGGAGTCATGCGAGCGAGTAAAGTGCAATACCTTACGAATAATATTCGACACGATGCGTAAGGATAAACAGGAGGGAATCTATTGTGTTGAGAGTACATTGTGTCGG GAACTGGAAAAGAAACTGCGAGACATTCTCTGTCAGCGTGATCTGAACGAAATGAACATTTCCATTTATCGCTGTGTTAGTTGTCTAACTCAATTTACCATTGAGCAAAAAGGCAAGCGACATAAAAAAAAGG ACTTGAGATGTCTAGACTATCGTAGTGCATATGTGGCCGAAGTAACTGAGTTGTCTTCCTCTTTGACCAAACATTCGGAGGAAGTGGTGGCAGAGCACAAACATTCCCCCCCC GACATATTGATGGAGGAAACGCTTGTTGAGACATTTACAGGGTCAACAAATAAGGAAGAAAGCAAAAGCATTG GTTCCGGCAATTCACTAAGCGAGAGCAGCTCATGTTCGAAAATTACTAACTCGCAGAGCTCTTTTGACTCTAATCAGTCCGTTGTGGGTAGCTCTAACACGGATCGTGATATAGAGTTTCGGGCTAACGAAAGTGATGTGGACATCATCTCCAATCCGAGCCAGTCAAGCATAGAGGTGATAGATCCAAACTACGCACAGAGCACTAGTCGCAAGACCTTAGAAGAGCGCCATCTGTCACATCTCGAAACGATAAGCGATGAAAAAGGGCAATCTAAAAGGTTCTTAGATCGAAAGTTCGATTTAATTCAGGCGGAACAGGGTCAGACTGCAGCTCCCGTATCATTATCTGTGTCCCAAGTTCCGCTCACAGAAGGCAGCTCGTCAGGATCTATTACCGACAGCATTTGTACAACCTACGAGCAGCTGGGCATTGATGGGCCAACAAGTCTTTCAAATTTGCTGCTTTCCGAATCTTTAAATAGTCAAATAAGTAGCTCAAGTACGGACTCAATAAGCCGTTTAAAAAGAGCTGATGGAGTCAGCCGTTTACCGTTTGCAGCCGTATTTCGTTCAACTAATCTACTCATGTCCAGCTCAAAGAAGATGGTAGACTCTGAAGCTAATGTCTTGGGTACTCAGCCCTACAAATTTAACTACATTGACTTTGATGATATCGATCACCGTCTAAAACTCTTCTTCTACCAGAGCAAGTTTAAGGAGGATGGTGAACATTTTAAGTGGTTGGCAAAGGGACGCTTCTTTAACGAGCAGACCCAGGTCCTGGGAGAAGGACTCGTGGTGATGTCCAACTGCAATTGCTTTTTAATGGAATCCTTTGCATTACCCCAAGACGATGTGGCCAAGTGGCTTCGGCAAGTCGTAAGAGTGTCGGTTAGTCGATTAAAGGCGGTTGAACTGCTGCCCTGGAAGCTTGGATTATCCTTTACCTTAATGGATTGGGGCGGATttatgttgctgttgcacGACATGCTTACGACCGATAGCTTACTTCTTTTCTTGCGAC atcACCCTCTACCAGAGCAGTGCAAACTTAATTACAAACCATCCACCACCCTCAGCAATCCGTTGCAAACTATTGCATCCGAACCAGTTAAAATGTGCTCCCTGCTTCGTAGCAGCCAATGGATTCGTGAACAAGAGAAGAAGAACTTTGAACACTGTCTGCTCCTAATTACAGAGTCACATTTGTACATATCggcaaatttaaaattctcgTGGCTTTCAAACAAAATTCAGGATAAATCCACGCAACCGGAACTTACCCTTAGACAGCCCATGAGCAACTTAGTAGACGTGGAACGCATTACGGATAAAAAATATGTGATGAACTTTAGCGACGAGACCCAAAACAAGTGCGAGATGTGGCAGTTGCTGTTCGAAACGCATAACAATTCCACGTGTTGTCTGAATGTCATCGGTAAAACTTGGGAGCAGCTGTTTGGCGTTCCATTCAGCCTATCTGAAACGTAG